A stretch of the Acidobacteriota bacterium genome encodes the following:
- a CDS encoding epoxide hydrolase 1 — translation MLVAAFALAAGVLATTGTASAAPAPGQEESAAEDPEAIRPFTIDVPDAVLADLKDRLSRTRLPDDLVGTEWDYGTNREYLEELIDYWRDEFSWRDQEWLLNGFDHFKTDIDGLDVHFIHQRSPHEDALPLVITHGWPGSIMEFYKIIPLLTDPTNYGGDAADAFHVVAPSIPGYGFSDKPTGRGYGPEKMAAIIGRLMERLGYDRYGTQGGDWGSIISRWQAAQHPDRVVGVHLNMVTAGPPAGVDDPTAGVPPEELARTRERQAFFADERGYSNIQGTKPQTLGYGLNDSPAGLAAWIVEKFRTWCDCGGDVESQFTRDELLTNITIYWATQTITSSTRIYYESRRATNQPGYIETPVGAAIFPKELFIPPRAWAEAAYNVTHWTEMPRGGHFAALEEPELLTEDIRAFFRKLR, via the coding sequence ATGCTGGTGGCCGCCTTCGCTCTCGCCGCCGGCGTGCTCGCGACGACCGGAACCGCATCCGCCGCCCCGGCGCCGGGCCAGGAGGAGAGCGCGGCCGAGGACCCCGAGGCGATCCGCCCGTTCACGATAGACGTGCCCGACGCGGTGCTGGCCGACCTGAAGGACCGCCTGTCCCGGACGCGGCTGCCCGACGACCTGGTCGGCACCGAGTGGGACTACGGCACGAACCGCGAGTACCTGGAGGAGCTGATCGACTACTGGCGGGACGAGTTCAGTTGGCGCGACCAGGAGTGGCTGCTGAACGGCTTCGACCACTTCAAGACGGACATCGACGGGCTGGATGTCCATTTCATCCACCAGCGCTCGCCCCACGAGGACGCCCTGCCCCTGGTGATCACCCACGGCTGGCCCGGCTCGATCATGGAGTTCTACAAGATCATCCCGCTGCTGACGGACCCGACCAACTACGGGGGCGACGCTGCGGACGCGTTCCATGTGGTGGCCCCGTCGATCCCCGGCTACGGCTTCTCCGACAAGCCCACCGGCCGCGGCTACGGCCCCGAGAAGATGGCCGCGATCATCGGCAGGCTGATGGAGCGGCTCGGCTACGACCGCTACGGCACGCAGGGCGGCGACTGGGGCAGCATCATCAGCCGCTGGCAGGCCGCGCAGCATCCGGACCGCGTGGTCGGCGTGCACCTGAACATGGTGACGGCCGGTCCGCCCGCGGGCGTGGACGACCCGACGGCCGGCGTGCCGCCCGAGGAGCTGGCGCGCACCCGGGAGCGGCAGGCGTTCTTCGCGGACGAGCGCGGGTACAGCAACATCCAGGGCACGAAGCCGCAGACCCTCGGCTACGGCCTCAACGACTCGCCGGCGGGGCTGGCGGCCTGGATCGTCGAGAAGTTCCGGACCTGGTGCGACTGCGGCGGCGACGTCGAGAGCCAGTTCACCAGGGACGAGCTGCTGACGAACATCACCATCTACTGGGCGACCCAGACCATCACGTCGTCGACCCGCATCTACTACGAGTCGCGCCGCGCGACCAACCAGCCGGGCTACATCGAGACCCCGGTCGGGGCCGCCATCTTCCCGAAGGAGCTGTTCATCCCGCCGCGGGCGTGGGCGGAAGCGGCCTACAACGTGACGCACTGGACCGAGATGCCGCGCGGCGGACACTTCGCGGCGCTCGAGGAGCCGGAGCTGCTGACCGAGGACATCCGCGCGTTCTTCCGGAAACTGCGGTAG
- a CDS encoding PQQ-binding-like beta-propeller repeat protein: MTRSRTMQMQFRGSRHAIGIALLVTALLSAPTMVSAQSSAEFVPVTDEMLQNPADGDWLSWRRTPDGWGYSPLDEIDRDNVHRIRMVWTRGLAEGRQEGTPLAYNGVLYMPQSNDVIEAIDGATGDLIWQHRRDLPEDVYEYVGGNARSNRNISIYDRFIVNTSDDDYFFGLDATTGEIAWETQIFDYKVIPAGHSSGPIIADGRAVSGRSCRPRGGPESCVIVAHDARTGEELWRRRTVPAPGEPGDETWGGVPFEERIHVGTWVAGSYDPELRLFYQGTSVTSPAPKFMLGGVDNTHLYHNSTLALDIDTGEIRWYYQHLNDHWDLDHPFERILVDTAVAPDPSEVSWINPRLRPGEVRKVLTGIPGKTGVVYTLDRETGEFLWATPTVTQNVISSIDGATGEVTENAEVVFNTVGQEVFACPTWNGGKDWEAGAYSPLTNTMYMPLRNTCARMLATRVFNDDTPTLPTENRSTTYAIAYRHQLAPGNENAGTVRAISAETGRTVWLHEQRAGTLSLVTTGGGLVFGGDVNGRVRAFDQETGEVLWEINLGSPVSGFPISYAVDGKQYIAFGTGNAGTSSHFNRLTPELRPSSGNNLFVFTLP; this comes from the coding sequence ATGACGAGGAGCCGAACGATGCAGATGCAGTTCCGCGGATCACGACACGCAATCGGAATCGCGCTCCTCGTGACGGCGCTCCTGTCGGCGCCCACCATGGTCAGTGCCCAGTCATCCGCCGAGTTCGTCCCGGTCACCGACGAGATGCTGCAGAACCCGGCGGACGGCGACTGGCTGTCGTGGCGCCGGACGCCGGACGGCTGGGGCTACAGTCCGCTGGACGAGATCGACCGGGACAACGTGCACCGGATCCGCATGGTCTGGACGCGGGGGCTCGCCGAGGGGCGCCAGGAAGGCACGCCGCTGGCCTACAACGGCGTGCTCTACATGCCGCAGTCGAACGACGTGATCGAGGCGATCGACGGGGCGACCGGCGACCTGATCTGGCAGCACCGGCGCGACCTGCCCGAAGACGTCTACGAGTACGTCGGCGGCAACGCGCGCAGCAACCGGAACATCTCCATCTACGACCGGTTCATCGTCAACACGAGCGACGACGACTACTTCTTCGGGCTCGACGCCACGACCGGCGAGATCGCCTGGGAGACGCAGATCTTCGACTACAAGGTGATTCCGGCCGGACACAGCTCGGGGCCGATCATCGCCGACGGCAGGGCCGTCTCCGGGCGAAGCTGCCGGCCGCGGGGCGGGCCGGAGTCGTGCGTGATCGTGGCCCACGACGCACGCACCGGCGAGGAGCTGTGGCGGCGGCGGACGGTGCCGGCCCCGGGCGAGCCGGGCGACGAGACGTGGGGCGGCGTGCCCTTCGAGGAGCGGATCCACGTCGGCACCTGGGTGGCCGGCAGCTACGACCCGGAGCTGCGGTTGTTCTACCAGGGCACGTCGGTCACCTCGCCGGCCCCCAAGTTCATGCTCGGCGGCGTCGACAACACGCACCTGTACCACAACTCGACGCTGGCGCTCGACATCGACACCGGCGAGATCCGTTGGTACTACCAGCACCTGAACGACCATTGGGACCTCGACCATCCCTTCGAGCGCATCCTCGTCGACACCGCGGTCGCGCCCGACCCGTCCGAGGTGAGCTGGATCAACCCGCGCCTGCGGCCGGGAGAGGTCCGGAAGGTGCTGACCGGCATCCCCGGCAAGACCGGCGTCGTCTACACGCTCGACCGCGAGACGGGCGAGTTCCTGTGGGCCACCCCCACCGTCACCCAGAACGTCATCAGCAGCATCGACGGCGCGACCGGGGAGGTGACGGAGAACGCCGAGGTGGTCTTCAACACGGTGGGTCAGGAGGTCTTCGCCTGCCCGACCTGGAACGGCGGCAAGGACTGGGAGGCCGGCGCCTACAGCCCGCTGACCAACACGATGTACATGCCGTTGCGCAACACCTGCGCGCGCATGCTCGCGACGCGGGTGTTCAACGACGATACCCCGACCCTGCCGACCGAGAACCGCTCGACCACCTATGCCATCGCCTACCGGCACCAGTTGGCGCCGGGCAACGAGAACGCGGGCACCGTGCGGGCGATCTCGGCGGAGACCGGCAGGACGGTCTGGCTCCACGAGCAGCGCGCGGGCACGCTGTCGCTCGTGACCACCGGGGGCGGCCTGGTCTTCGGCGGGGATGTCAACGGGCGGGTCCGGGCCTTCGACCAGGAGACCGGCGAGGTGCTGTGGGAGATCAACCTCGGCTCGCCCGTCAGCGGCTTTCCGATCAGCTACGCGGTCGACGGCAAGCAGTACATCGCGTTCGGCACGGGCAACGCGGGGACGTCGTCGCACTTCAACCGGTTGACCCCGGAGCTGCGTCCGAGCTCGGGCAACAACCTTTTCGTGTTTACGCTGCCTTGA